The genome window CATCTTTCGATTCGGACATAACTCGGTGCCACGATTTTTCCTTTTTCTTTTTCTGTCCGTTTCCGCCGTTCTCTACGGCGCTTCGCTCACCTCCGAACAGCTGCGGGGCGGTTTGGACGCGCATTCTTTCGATCAGACCCTCTCCGCGCTTGCAGGCGACGATTCGGACGACGACGAATACTGGTACTGGCTCGATCTCGCGCGGCTCCAGCAATCGGGAGGCGATTACAACGCTTCCGTCCGTTCGTTCGAAAAAGCGTACGCCATTCTCGACGAGTACGAAAACCGCGCAACCTACAGCGTCCGCAACATCAGTTCGTTCGTAGGTTCCTCGCTCCTCTCCAAGGGATCGGAAAGCTATTACGGCAAAGGGTACGAACGGACCCTCATGCATACCCTCAACGCGATCAATTACATCATGCTCGGCGATTTCCAGGGGGCGGCGGTCGAGATACGCCGGATGGAGAAGCGCCAGGAGTTCTGGCTCCTCGAATCGGATGAAAAAATCAAACAGGCGGCCAAGGACAAAGCAACCGCCGAAGCACGCAATACCAGCACCGATACAATCCCGCAGAATTATTCGATGGCATCACTCCTCAACAACCCTGACGTCCGCGCGCTGCTCAACAATTACCAGGACCCTTTTTCCTATACGCTCGGTTATGTGATCGCCGAGATGTCGGGGCTCTCTTACGCAACAGGCGATGAAGGAGGACTCTACCTCAAACGGGCCATCGCCCTCAATACTGAAGCCAAAAATGCCCTCGTCCCCTCCAAAAATCCTAAAAAAGGGGATACGATGAGCGTCACGGTGGTCGTCCTCTCAGGAGTGGCCCCGTCAATGAAAATCGAAAAAATCCGTTTTCCGATCTTTCACGCGGCCGAATACACCAGTATCGACCTCCCCTCTTACGCCCCGCCCCGAAACGATCTCGCCCGCCTCTCCATCAGCACCGCCGGTGGACGGACGTTCACCCCGCCCCGTCTCCTCAAAAGCGACATGATGGCCTATAAAACCCTCAGCGACGAGTTCCCCGGCGAACTGGCCAAAGCCGCCGTCCGCGCGACGACCCGCGGAATCGCGGCAAAACAGGCGAACGACCATTTCGGGGACCTGGGAGGATTACTCGCGTCGCTGCTTTTCGACGTCGGAAGTTCCATCGCCGATTCGGGGTTCCGGAACTGGGAAACCCTCCCCAATTCGGGTTACCTGCTCTCTTTTGAAGCGAAAAAAGGGGAAACACTCAGTATCATGTTAAATGACCGTCAGGAATCGATTGCCCTTCCCAAAAACGGGAAAGGGGTTTTCGTTCTTGTCTCCTATCTCACACCAGACAATGTAAGGATCGATTATGCCGATTACTAAAACCGTTTTACGCCTCTGTGCGGCGGCCGCCGCGCTGGCTCTGATCGCCGGATGCGCTTCCAAAGTCGATATTATCGGGGAAGAGCGTGTCGAGATCAACAAACACAAAAGTTTTCAGGAAGGTGCCTTCCTCAAAGTGATGGCCGAACTCGAAAACGACGACAACGACGAAACCGAGGGATTCGTCTACCAGATCGAATGGTACGACAAAAACGGGATACTCAAAGACTCAACCCCCTGGAAACCGATCACGATTCACAAAAACCAGAAAGTCCAGATCGTCGAAATGACGAACGTACCGGATGTGGTCGACTATAAAATCATCGTTTCCGTACCGGAAAAATAAGGAGTAATCATGAACAAACTGTCGCTTTTTGCAATACTCGCCGCCGCAACAATCCTCGGAACCGGGTGCAGCAGTACCAAAGGGGGAGCGGGAATGGTCGGTTACGACTCGAACGTCAAATACGGTGACGCCAAAGCGGTTGAAACGCTGACCGACGCCTTCGGATCGACCGACCTGCAAAGCAGTGCAGAGACCCTTACCCAGTCGCTGCTGCAGTCGCGTTACATCGCCGGAGCCGCACAACCGCCGAAAGTGCGTCTGCGTACCGTCAACAACCTCACCTACGAGCACATCGACACCAAAGCGATCACCGACAAGATCCGGATCAAACTGCTCAAATCAGGCCAGGTCCGTTTCCTTGCCGACAAAGCCAACCTTGGCGAAGTGTACGACGAACGTAATCTCACCACCACGATCACCGACAACAAGGCGATCAAACTCATGACCGATGCCGACTACATCATCACCGGTAACGTCAGGGCGATCAAAAAAGCCAGTGACGACGTCAAAGACGTTTACTACAATATTTCTCTGGAGTTGGTCAATCCGCAGACGGGAGAGATCGTCTGGGCCGATGAAAAAGAGATCCGCAAAGTGACCTCCAAATCCACCGTCGGGTGGTAAAGGCTCAGTGTCCTTCGTGGGCGCTGATGATTTCGGTCACATCCAGACCGAAGCCGCTCAGGCCTGAAAAATCCGAAATCTTCGACTCCGCAATCAGCCGCATGTGCTTGACCCCCAGCGATTTTAGAATCTGTGCTCCGATCCCGTATTCTTTCATGTTTACCTGCTGATGCGGCGGTTTGTTGATGAAAAGCAACACCCCGCTGTTGTGTTTGAGGTAGTTGATCGCGTCGATAAGCTGCGTGTATTTCCCCTGGTTGAGCAGCAGATCGATGTCGGGAACGACATTATGGACTTTGACGTTGGCCGTCTCTCCCGCGCGATAAAAGACGATTGCGGTGTGACGGTTATCTTCGTGGTCGGCGAATTCGTATTTTTTGACCTGGACGCCGAAAAATTCGATCTCCTCCTCACTCACCGCCTTGACCAGCATTTCGTTCGCGAGACGGTATTCGACGATGTCGGAAATGTAGACGATTTTCAGATCGTGTTTGGCGGCGAAAACGTCCAGGTCGTCGCGGCGCGCCATCGTCCCGTCCTCTTTCATGATCTCGCAGATAACCGCCGATTCGGCCAATCCCGCCAGACGGCACAGGTCGACGGAACCTTCGGTATGGCCGATCCGCACCAGCGTCCCCCCTTCTTTGGCCACCAGAGGGAAAATGTGTCCCGGCATTACCAGTTCCGAAGGATGCGAGAGGGGGTTGGCAAGGATTTTGATCGTCATATCCCGCTCAGCCGTCGAAATCCCCGTCGTTGCCGCGGCCGCGTCGACGGAAATCGTAAACGCGGTCTCGTGCATCGAGGTATTCGATTTGACCATCGGTTCGAGATTGAGCCGTTTGGCGATCGAGGGATTGACCGCGACGCAGATGAGCCCTTTGGCGTGCGTCGCCATAAAATTGACGTGGTCGGGCGTTGAAAAAACGGAAGCGTAAACGAGATCTCCCTCGTTTTCGCGGTCTTCGTCGTCGA of Sulfuricurvum sp. IAE1 contains these proteins:
- a CDS encoding penicillin-binding protein activator LpoB produces the protein MNKLSLFAILAAATILGTGCSSTKGGAGMVGYDSNVKYGDAKAVETLTDAFGSTDLQSSAETLTQSLLQSRYIAGAAQPPKVRLRTVNNLTYEHIDTKAITDKIRIKLLKSGQVRFLADKANLGEVYDERNLTTTITDNKAIKLMTDADYIITGNVRAIKKASDDVKDVYYNISLELVNPQTGEIVWADEKEIRKVTSKSTVGW
- a CDS encoding DUF1425 domain-containing protein, producing MPITKTVLRLCAAAAALALIAGCASKVDIIGEERVEINKHKSFQEGAFLKVMAELENDDNDETEGFVYQIEWYDKNGILKDSTPWKPITIHKNQKVQIVEMTNVPDVVDYKIIVSVPEK
- a CDS encoding bifunctional 3,4-dihydroxy-2-butanone 4-phosphate synthase/GTP cyclohydrolase II, encoding MSAVQRVLDAIEEFKKGKMVIMVDDEDRENEGDLVYASVFSTPDHVNFMATHAKGLICVAVNPSIAKRLNLEPMVKSNTSMHETAFTISVDAAAATTGISTAERDMTIKILANPLSHPSELVMPGHIFPLVAKEGGTLVRIGHTEGSVDLCRLAGLAESAVICEIMKEDGTMARRDDLDVFAAKHDLKIVYISDIVEYRLANEMLVKAVSEEEIEFFGVQVKKYEFADHEDNRHTAIVFYRAGETANVKVHNVVPDIDLLLNQGKYTQLIDAINYLKHNSGVLLFINKPPHQQVNMKEYGIGAQILKSLGVKHMRLIAESKISDFSGLSGFGLDVTEIISAHEGH
- a CDS encoding COG3014 family protein; this encodes MPRFFLFLFLSVSAVLYGASLTSEQLRGGLDAHSFDQTLSALAGDDSDDDEYWYWLDLARLQQSGGDYNASVRSFEKAYAILDEYENRATYSVRNISSFVGSSLLSKGSESYYGKGYERTLMHTLNAINYIMLGDFQGAAVEIRRMEKRQEFWLLESDEKIKQAAKDKATAEARNTSTDTIPQNYSMASLLNNPDVRALLNNYQDPFSYTLGYVIAEMSGLSYATGDEGGLYLKRAIALNTEAKNALVPSKNPKKGDTMSVTVVVLSGVAPSMKIEKIRFPIFHAAEYTSIDLPSYAPPRNDLARLSISTAGGRTFTPPRLLKSDMMAYKTLSDEFPGELAKAAVRATTRGIAAKQANDHFGDLGGLLASLLFDVGSSIADSGFRNWETLPNSGYLLSFEAKKGETLSIMLNDRQESIALPKNGKGVFVLVSYLTPDNVRIDYADY